The genomic DNA ACAGCTTAAAATGGTGGAAATGGTGCCTTCGTCGCAGGGCGAAGACAAGGAAGATGTGCTGGGACTTCTGGAAAGAGGCGAAATATCTGCCGACGAGGCACTCAGGAGGATGAGCAAATGAACCGGCCGCCACTGCTGCTCCATTTGAGAATCCCGACCAGCGACGGTTCCTTCGGGCTATGGCTGCCTTGGTTTTTGATCTACCCGATACTGCTGGCGCTGATGCTGATCGCCTTGCCGATTGTGCTGGTGGCGGTATTGATACTGCTGCCGACCGGGAAGGCCCGGCCGTTGATCATGGGCGGGCCTTACCTGTGGAGAATCCTTTTTTCAATGCGGGGGCTTAACGTGGATATCAACGACGGCCCGAAGCGGATGACCTTTAATTTCATTTAAGAATCAGGGGACGGGAGATAATAAGATGACTGATAATCGGAAACGCATACTGGACATGCTGGAGGCAGGCAAAATCAGCGCCGCCGAGGCCATGAAACTGCTTGAGGCTATGGAAAAGACGGGCACGGAACCCAGACGCGAAGTCCGCAAGATAAAATATCTGCGGGTACTGATAGATAATCCCGGCGGTGATCACGGCGGGGGCAAGGCGGACAAGGTGAACGTACGGGTGCCGGTGTCGCTGATCCGGGCCGGGATGAAATTTACCTCACTGATACCCCAGGATGCCGCAGACCAGGTGGAAGGCGAACTCAAGAAAAAGGGCATCAGCCTTAACCTGAAGAACCTGAAAGATGAAGATATTGAGGAATTGATTGCGGCGCTGGCGGAACTTGAGGTTGATATTGACGGCGGCGAAGGTAAGGTCAGGGTCTTCGCGGAGTAGACCGGGAATTCCCGAAAAGCAAGACTAATTGTAAGGAGCAGATACATGAACAAGAGTTGCGGCGCAAGCGGCGGGTATATCTGGTTTATCGGCTGGCTGTTCACTATCGGGTTTGTTGATTTGTCGTTTTGGAAAATAGTGCTGGGAATCATCGTCTGGCCGTTTTACCTGGGACAGGCTTTGGCCGGATAAGTGAGACGTTGCTGCTCAGGATTTGACAACCCGCCACCGTTTGCGGTATTTTTAGTTTAACTTAAAAATTTAAAAGCGTTGATCCAGACGAGTACGTCTTTGGCGGACTTCAGAGAGCCGGGTAAGGTGTGAGCCGGTAGTTGCGCAGGGGCCGAATGGACTGGGGAGCTTCAGACCGAAAGCGTTAAGCGAGTAGGCTCTGACGGAAAGGGCGCCGTTAGCCGGCCCAGGGTATCGCCGTGCCTGAGAGTACGAGCCGTATCCGACAAATGAGATGGTTTTTACCGGTCGCAAGACCTGGATAAACCGAACCAGGGTGGCACCGCGAGATTTGAAGCTCTCGCCCCTAGTGGGCGGGGGCTTTTTTATTTGGTCGCGGGAGAGAAGAATGTACCAGCCAACTCTGGCAGAAATCAGGAAACTCAAGGGTAAAGGGAATCTGGCGGCGGTCAGCCGGGAGCTGATAGCCGACCTGGAAACGCCGGTTTCCGCCTTTCTTAAAATACAACGCGGCGGGCCGTCATTTCTGCTGGAAAGTGTTGAAGGCGGACAGCGGATGGCCCGTTACAGCTTTCTCGGTACGGAGCCCGGCCGGGTTATCGTGGCTGACGCCGGGTCAAAGGCCGACCCGCTGGAAACGGTGGAACAGGCGTTGAAAAACCGGCATATCGTGCCGCAGCCGGGGTTACCGCGGTTCAGCGGTGGCGCGGTGGGCTACCTGTCTTATGAAGCCGCCGGACGATTTGAAAAACTGCCGTCGCCGGCAGCCGACTCACTGGGGCTGCCGGAGGCCATGTTCCTGCTGACCGATACTTTCCTGGTGTTTGACCATGTTGCCCACCGCATCAAGGTCATTTCACTGATGCCGCTGGACGGCGATCTGGAAGAGGCTTACGCCGCGGCGGTGGGGCATATAGACGAAATGTGCCGGCGGCTGGCGGAGCCGCTGGCCAATGGCCATAAGGCCGCCGGGACCGTTACGACTGAGTTCACCTCCAGCGTCACCAGGGAAGCCTTTGAAGCCGGGGTGGCCGCCATCAAGGAAGATATTGCTGCCGGCGAGGCCATTCAGGTGGTGTTGTCGCAGCGGCTGTCACGGCCGACCGGCGTCGCTCCGTTTGATATCTACCGCTCATTACGCAGCATCAACCCCTCGCCGTACATGTTCTTTTTGGACTTTAATTCATTCCAGATTATCGGCACCTCTCCGGAGATACTGGTGCGGGTGGAAGACGGTGAAGTGGTGACCCGGCCGCTGGCGGGCACCAGGAAACGCGGGGCGACA from Dehalogenimonas sp. W includes the following:
- a CDS encoding SHOCT-like domain-containing protein; the protein is MTDNRKRILDMLEAGKISAAEAMKLLEAMEKTGTEPRREVRKIKYLRVLIDNPGGDHGGGKADKVNVRVPVSLIRAGMKFTSLIPQDAADQVEGELKKKGISLNLKNLKDEDIEELIAALAELEVDIDGGEGKVRVFAE
- the trpE gene encoding anthranilate synthase component I; this translates as MYQPTLAEIRKLKGKGNLAAVSRELIADLETPVSAFLKIQRGGPSFLLESVEGGQRMARYSFLGTEPGRVIVADAGSKADPLETVEQALKNRHIVPQPGLPRFSGGAVGYLSYEAAGRFEKLPSPAADSLGLPEAMFLLTDTFLVFDHVAHRIKVISLMPLDGDLEEAYAAAVGHIDEMCRRLAEPLANGHKAAGTVTTEFTSSVTREAFEAGVAAIKEDIAAGEAIQVVLSQRLSRPTGVAPFDIYRSLRSINPSPYMFFLDFNSFQIIGTSPEILVRVEDGEVVTRPLAGTRKRGATPEEDLALEAELIADPKERAEHIMLVDLGRNDIGRVAEPGTVEVSDLMNVERYSHVMHLVSHVKGELKPNLTAYDALRATFPAGTVSGAPKVRAMQIIAEHEPEKRGPYAGAVGYFSYNGNMDMAIAIRTMLTKDGRAYVQAGAGIVYDSQPVAEYQETLNKAQALFKAVSQAEAGG